Proteins from a single region of Gambusia affinis linkage group LG12, SWU_Gaff_1.0, whole genome shotgun sequence:
- the LOC122841228 gene encoding desmoplakin-like isoform X3 codes for MNVYGSEPNLASVGQRSNSRQNIFVGGNGYQTEFQQMEPGYQTYTSRSSMHGGGSRSMKIVSTSGGIGGGVQGMQGMQQTASFLSNQCFELLEKANKIIDFGASPAEAEIYLLKAAENIEKLKVYGREMQEMRIPSDILKTVEYLQQQHSMVRHRLGGYGTMKSHKVSVSSGGSVGSDGGRFFSDAIGWITQQKRMIETAPFGEDTSTIENQIVAHSKVHNSIQTNLEVRRAKDDLMTMGNKNHLNILEQEMDALQKMSSNRLSQLRDLQNIIEEVSRAIMWVNGREEEELMFDWGDKNIDQYIPRKQESYSKLMSDLEEKEKELNKLKIKSGALLNNNHPAKDKIEAYVDTLQTQWSWLLQITKCIQVHLKENSAYSQFFKEANETYAKLQKQHDTIKSKFICDKNTSVENLIELLKNLEREKERIMENKRQVQSLVNKSQSIVRLKPRNPEEKSTSPIMVQALCDFKQDQKSILKDNQGILKDNSQRSKWHVTGPGGLDMWIPSVCLLIPPPNPLSIGIAKKNEQYYEAIMSIWNQLFINIKSLISWQYCIRDVNYINSLTISMLSKMRADEYRELIKNMEIHFQEFMRNSQGSEMFGEEDRKTMQGHFNKAQEHYDTMIIQLPNYREEEVTTEKIEVQQQLMQVPVKQPTKTNTVISLSLLSNLQEIRRRLEMAESDLTDHLHVPLGENSVHECSVYIQKIHGVTQDLDSIYNDYLHLREMITKQLTGLPADSEQAKFLRSELEIVNHKLGELQHLHKIYLDRLNALKDLLQKFLQAEDFIKVHEIRLMEKETSSNDPQELEIHWSALRSMKSELDQRRDLMTSMESDLAKAQHSNSQISDSFHKCDVDLSKYSELMNQLSNRWRQIQKQIDIRLSDLEKQKQQLTQYQQGRNLVEQWIDNTRKRQESLKTANITDRQTLTDHINQQKALHNEIKSKKDRLDDVLRNADTCAMSIQNYELELASYSSGVGTLLNVPVKRTLLQSPASSVRREAGELQTHYIELLTRSSDYYKFLGDLGKNIDELKLRNTRIELLEEQLRRLQDELEDQKQRNGSLEGTLANFKMELSQAKDELISVQEVKRTTVMQVNAAKESLDSTQGQMQLLTEELSRIKYQLEEEKRKRKLAEERFTSHQQECDASTRSRMQELDAINWTKINLEKSVKDKEHEIERLKMQLEEEERRRQKVESDISKTSKLAHDSQSKYTSLVLERDSLLSKLKMLEQDKNRNQRLEEELGRIKFSLETELRNKQHLQDERDSIHKELTSMKSQYESREFQIRQCESDKGKADREKLSLNNEIERLRREMHTLEETYKRRLVISEKEASELALKKDTLEREILRLKRPAMFNIQTQTDEKIMTIDPSKLVFDGVHRKVTAHQLCDCAIISKATLEMLLKGKKTVEEVAVDIQVSLKGTGIISGMKTSSQGKIPFTEAKHKKLLSPESAIMLLEAQAATGYIVDPAFDYKMSVDTACSRGIVDTEDRDVLLKAEAASTGFKDPYTGKVLSVGQACKKGHIDKETAIRLLQAQESVGGIIDPVLSVYLPKDLALDRNLIDDDLYRALNKKPASYLDPATEEKITYTDLRRKCTIEPGSGLLLLQGPEKSMTVKGIRGNVSVTELVKSELLNETDVQKLNQGKLSAKDIEDKLKSYLCGSTCIAGIYDEVNDRIMPFYQAMKEGLLMRGTTLELLEAQAASGFIVDPVNNVFLTVEEATKRGIIGKEFKSKLMSAERAVIGYTDPATGKTISLFQAIAKDLIEKGHGIRLLEAQIASGGIIDPVESHRIDVSVAYKRGYFDEEMNEILSYEGDDTKGFFDPNTKENLTYLQLKERCITDEKTGLILLPLKDKKKAQQSTESRTNVLRKRRVVIVDPDTGLEMSVREAYHKELIDYETFLDLSEQECEWEEITITGSDGSARLVIVDRKTGTQYDIQDCIDRSVIDQKMLDQYRAGTLTLTEFADQITSKTSSTEMTIAASSVDDMVTCSSPTQATPSSPTVRKRLSSISITVSPPGMFDDQSPVAAIFDTETLEKITINEGLKRGIVDTLTAQRLLEAQACTGGIINPATGDRLSLEDALHQSIIDDTMAAKLKASQKAYIGFEDVKTKRKLSAAEAVKENWLPYEAGQRFLEFQYLTGGLIEPHTGRRVSIEEVIRKGWLDGKGAQKLQETRNHQKNLTCPKTKLKISYKEAMDSCMVEESNGMKMLQASSVSTKGISSPYNVSNPGSRSGSRAGSRTGSRSGSRRGSVDYSSSYSYSFSSSSTVYS; via the exons CGCATGATTGAGACAGCACCATTTGGAGAAGACACCAGCACCATAGAAAACCAAATAGTAGCCCACAGCAAAGTCCACAACTCTATCCAAACAAATCTAGAAGTAAGGCGTGCCAAAGACGATCTg ATGACAATGGGCAATAAGAACCACCTCAACATCCTGGAGCAAGAAATGGATGCCCTCCAG AAAATGTCCAGCAATCGCCTCAGCCAACTCCGTGACCTTCAGAACATCATCGAGGAAGTCTCTCGAGCCATCATGTGGGTTAAtggaagagaggaggaggagctaaTGTTTGACTGGGGAGATAAAAACATCGACCAGTACATACCCAGGAAGCAGGAGAGCTACTCT AAACTGATGAGTGACttagaggagaaggagaaggagctAAACAAGTTGAAGATTAAATCTGGTGCCCTCTTGAACAACAACCACCCAGCCAAAGATAAGATTGAG GCCTACGTGGATACCCTACAGACACAGTGGAGCTGGCTTCTCCAGATCACAAAGTGCATCCAAGTTCATCTTAAGGAAAATTCTGCCTACAGCCAA tttttcaAGGAGGCCAATGAAACGTATGCAAAGCTTCAGAAGCAACATGACACCATCAAGAGCAAATTCATATGTGACAAGAATACCAGTGTGGAGAACCTTATCGAACTCCTGAAAAATCTGGAG agagagaaagagcggATAATGGAGAATAAGAGGCAGGTCCAGAGTCTGGTCAACAAGTCGCAGTCCATTGTCAGGCTGAAGCCTCGAAATCCTGAGGAGAAAAGCACCAGCCCCATCATGGTTCAGGCCTTATGTGACTTTAAGCAAGACCAG aaaagtattttgaaaGACAACCAGGGCATCCTGAAAGACAACTCTCAGCGCAGCAAGTGGCATGTAACAGGACCTGGAGGTCTTGACATGTGGATTCCCTCTGTGTGCCTGCTCATCCCTCCTCCAAATCCTCTCAGCATTGGAATTGCGAAAAA AAATGAGCAGTACTATGAAGCCATCATGAGCATTTGGAATCAGCTCTTCATCAACATCAAGAGTCTTATCTCCTGGCAGTACTGTATCAGAGACGTCAACTATATCAACTCCCTCACCATCAGCATG CTGTCGAAGATGCGTGCCGACGAATACCGCGAGTTGATCAAAAATATGGAGATCCATTTCCAAGAGTTCATGCGTAACAGCCAGGGTTCTGAAATGTTTGGGGAAGAAGATAGGAAAACCATGCAGGGCCACTTTAACAAGGCTCAAGAGCACTACGATACCATGATTATCCAGCTGCCCAATTACA GGGAAGAAGAGGTAACGACTGAAAAAATTGAAGTCCAACAGCAACTAATGCAAGTCCCTGTTAAACAGCCGACCAAAACCAACACTGTCATCAGCCTGTCGTTGCTTAGCAATCTGCAAGAAATCCGTCGCAGGCTTGAAATGGCTGAATCTGACCTCACTGACCATCTCCATGTTCCACTTGGAGAAAACAGCGTGCATGAGTGCTCAGTGTACATTCAGAAGATACAC GGCGTGACCCAAGATCTGGATTCAATTTACAATGATTATCTGCACCTAAGAGAAATGATTACAAAGCAGCTAACTGGGCTCCCTGCAGACTCAGAGCAGGCCAAGTTCCTCCGTTCTGAACTGGAGATAGTCAACCACAAATTAGGAGAACTGCAGCATCTTCATAAAATCTACCTTGACAG ATTGAATGCTCTCAAGGACCTGCTACAAAAATTTCTCCAGGCTGaggattttattaaagttcACGAGATCCGCTTGATGGAGAAGGAGACCAGTTCCAATGACCCTCAAGAACTGGAAATCCACTGGAGTGCTCTACGG AGCATGAAGAGTGAACTTGATCAACGACGGGATCTGATGACTTCCATGGAGTCTGACCTGGCCAAAGCACAGCACAGCAACAGCCAGATTTCTGATTCTTTCCACAAATGTGATGTGGATTTGTCCAAGTACTCCGAGCTTATGAACCAGCTGTCCAATCGCTGGCGCCAAATCCAAAAGCAGATTGATATCAG ACTGTCagatctggaaaaacaaaagcagcagttAACACAGTATCAGCAGGGAAGAAATTTGGTGGAGCAGTGGATAGACAATACCAGGAAACGGCAGGAGAGCCTTAAGACGGCCAACATCACTGACAGGCAGACTCTTACAGACCACATCAACCAACAAAAG GCTCTTCACAATGAAATCAAAAGCAAGAAGGACAGACTGGATGATGTGCTGAGGAATGCGGACACCTGTGCTATGTCCATACAG AATTATGAGCTAGAGCTGGCTTCTTACAGCTCAGGAGTGGGAACTTTGCTTAATGTCCCAGTGAAGAGAACTTTGCTTCAGTCCCCTGCTTCTTCTGTCAGAAGAGAA GCAGGTGAACTTCAGACACATTACATCGAGCTGCTTACCCGCTCCAGCGATTATTACAAGTTCCTGGGTGACTTGGGAAAGAACATAGATGAACTGAAG CTAAGGAACACCAGGATTGAGTTGCTGGAGGAGCAACTGAGGCGTCTACAGGATGAACTTGAagatcaaaaacaaagaaatggttCTTTGGAGGGTACCTTGGCCAACTTCAAGATGGAGCTCAGTCAGGCTAAAGATGAACTAATTTCAGTGCAAGAAGTGAAGAGAACCACAGTAATGCAGGTTAACGCTGCCAAAGAGAGCCTTGATAGCACACAAGGCCAGATGCAACTTTTAACTGAAGAACTAAGCCGCATTAAATATCAGCTtgaggaggaaaagaggaaaagaaagctTGCAGAAGAGCGCTTCACAAGTCACCAACAAGAGTGTGATGCATCAACTCGTTCCAGGATGCAGGAACTGGATGCCATCAACTGGACAAAGATAAACCTAGAGAAGTCGGTAAAGGATAAAGAACATGAAATTGAGAGACTGAAGATGCaactggaggaggaagaaaggcGTCGTCAAAAAGTCGAGTCAGATATATCAAAG ACCTCCAAGTTGGCACATGACTCCCAAAGCAAATATACTAGCCTAGTGCTGGAGAGGGACAGCTTGCTCTCCAAGCTTAAAATGCTGGAGCAGGACAAGAACCGTAATCAGAGATTAGAAGAGGAGCTTGGCCGCATCAAGTTCTCTCTGGAGACCGAGCTTCGCAACAAACAGCATTTGCAAGATGAAAGAGATTCTATCCATAAAGAATTAACCTCTATGAAGAGCCAGTATGAGTCCAGAGAATTCCAGATTAGACAGTGTGAGTCAGACAAGGGCAAGGCTGACCGAGAGAAGCTATCCCTCAACAATGAGATTGAGAGGCTGAGGAGGGAGATGCACACTTTGGAGGAAACATATAAGAGACGTCTCGTGATCTCAGAAAAGGAGGCATCTGAGCTGGCTTTGAAGAAAGATACCCTAGAGAGAGAAATTCTTAGACTGAAGAGACCAGCTATGTTTAATATTCAGACCCAGACAGATGAGAAAATCATGACAATTGATCCATCAAAGCTTGTATTTGATGGTGTGCACCGGAAAGTCACAGCCCACCAACTTTGTGACTGTGCCATAATCAGTAAAGCTACCTTGGAAATGCTGTTAAAGGGCAAAAAGACAGTGGAGGAAGTAGCTGTGGACATCCAGGTTAGTTTAAAGGGCACTGGCATTATATCCGGGATGAAGACAAGTTCACAGGGAAAAATCCCATTCACCGAAGCCAAACACAAGAAACTCCTCAGCCCAGAGAGTGCCATCATGCTGTTGGAAGCTCAAGCAGCAACAGGCTACATTGTGGACCCTGCATTTGATTATAAGATGTCTGTAGATACTGCCTGTTCAAGAGGGATTGTAGACACAGAAGATAGAGATGTTTTATTGAAAGCTGAAGCCGCCAGCACAGGGTTCAAGGATCCATACACCGGCAAGGTGCTGTCTGTGGGACAGGCTTGCAAAAAAGGTCATATTGACAAAGAAACTGCCATCCGGTTGCTCCAGGCCCAGGAGTCTGTTGGGGGCATAATAGACCCAGTGCTGAGTGTATATCTCCCAAAAGATCTGGCCTTGGATCGTAATCTCATAGATGATGATCTTTATAGGGCTTTGAATAAAAAGCCTGCCTCCTACCTGGACCCAGCAACAGAAGAGAAGATCACATATACTGACCTTAGAAGGAAGTGCACAATCGAACCAGGGTCTGGTTTGCTCCTGCTCCAAGGTCCAGAAAAATCCATGACAGTTAAGGGTATCCGTGGAAATGTCTCTGTCACAGAACTAGTTAAGTCTGAGCTGCTGAATGAAACTGATGTGCAAAAACTCAACCAGGGTAAACTCAGTGCAAAAGACATTGAAGACAAGCTAAAGTCATATCTTTGTGGCTCCACTTGTATTGCAGGTATCTATGATGAGGTCAATGACAGGATAATGCCTTTCTATCAGGCAATGAAGGAAGGACTGTTAATGAGAGGAACCACCCTAGAGCTTCTTGAAGCACAAGCTGCATCAGGCTTCATTGTTGATCCAGTTAACAATGTTTTCCTGACAGTTGAAGAAGCCACCAAAAGAGGCATTATAGGAAAGGAGTTTAAGTCTAAGCTCATGTCGGCAGAAAGGGCAGTAATTGGATACACAGACCCAGCAACAGGCAAGACAATCTCTCTCTTCCAGGCTATTGCAAAAGATCTTATTGAGAAAGGTCATGGGATCCGGCTGCTTGAGGCCCAAATTGCCAGTGGTGGAATTATTGACCCAGTTGAGAGCCACCGCATTGATGTTTCTGTTGCCTATAAAAGAGGATattttgatgaggaaatgaATGAGATTTTAAGCTATGAAGGAGATGACACAAAAGGATTCTTTGACCCAAATACCAAGGAGAACCTGACATATCTTCAACTGAAGGAGAGATGCATCACAGATGAAAAAACAGGGCTAATACTTCTGCCCctcaaagacaagaaaaaggcTCAACAGTCAACAGAAAGTCGCACCAATGTGCTCCGTAAAAGGCGTGTTGTAATTGTTGACCCTGACACAGGGCTGGAGATGTCAGTCAGGGAGGCCTATCATAAGGAACTAATTGACTATGAAACGTTCCTGGACTTGTCAGAGCAAGAATGTGAGTGGGAAGAAATCACTATCACGGGATCAGACGGCTCAGCACGTTTGGTTATTGTGGATAGAAAAACTGGAACCCAGTATGACATTCAAGATTGCATAGACCGTAGTGTCATTGACCAAAAGATGTTAGATCAGTACCGTGCTGGAACACTAACCTTAACAGAGTTTGCTGACCAAATTACTAGCAAGACAAGCAGCACTGAGATGACTATTGCAGCCAGCAGTGTTGATGACATGGTCACATGCAGCAGCCCCACCCAAGCCACACCATCTTCCCCTACTGTTCGTAAACGCCTCAGCAGCATTTCAATTACAGTCTCTCCCCCAGGAATGTTTGATGACCAAAGTCCTGTTGCAGCCATATTTGACACAGAGACTTTAGAGAAAATAACTATTAATGAGGGGCTCAAAAGAGGCATCGTTGACACTCTTACAGCACAAAGACTGCTGGAAGCTCAGGCTTGCACTGGCGGGATCATCAACCCTGCAACCGGTGACCGTCTGTCACTTGAAGATGCCCTCCACCAGAGTATTATCGATGACACCATGGCTGCTAAACTAAAAGCTTCTCAGAAAGCCTACATCGGTTTTGAGGATGTGAAAACCAAACGAAAGCTGTCTGCAGCTGAGGCAGTGAAAGAGAACTGGCTCCCCTACGAGGCAGGCCAAAGGTTTTTGGAGTTTCAGTATTTGACGGGGGGTCTAATAGAACCACACACAGGGCGTCGTGTCAGCATTGAAGAAGTAATCCGGAAAGGCTGGCTAGATGGTAAAGGGGCACAGAAGTTGCAAGAAACTCGGAACCATCAGAAGAATTTGACTTGTCCAAAGACTAAGCTGAAGATCTCCTACAAAGAAGCCATGGACAGCTGCATGGTGGAAGAAAGCAATGGAATGAAAATGCTGCAAGCCTCTTCTGTGTCCACCAAAGGAATAAGCAGCCCTTACAATGTGTCCAACCCAGGGTCTCGCTCTGGTTCCAGGGCTGGATCTCGCACTGGCTCAAGGAGTGGATCTCGTAGAGGGAGTGTCGATTATTCCTCCAGTTACTCCTACAGTTTCTCCTCCAGCAGTACCGTCTACAGTTAA